One segment of Setaria viridis chromosome 4, Setaria_viridis_v4.0, whole genome shotgun sequence DNA contains the following:
- the LOC117852957 gene encoding mitochondrial phosphate carrier protein 3, mitochondrial — MALSDRSRESLLPSFLYAPSAARSFAGASRFPSSPAAAPGSGGAPSFPIQAPKEKIEMYSPAFYAACTAGGIASCGLTHMAVTPLDLVKCNMQINPAKYKSITSGFGVLAQEQGVRGFFRGWVPTLLGYSAQGACKFGFYEFFKKYYSDIAGPEYAQKYKTLIYLAGSASAEVIADVALCPFEAVKVRVQTQPGFARGLSDGLPKFIRSEGALGLYKGIVPLWGRQIPYTMMKFASFETIVELIYKHAVPVPKSECSKSFQLGISFAGGYVAGVFCAIVSHPADNLVSFLNNAKGATVGDAVKKLGLWGLFTRGLPLRIVMIGTLTGAQWGIYDAFKVMVGLPTTGGVTPAPAPTTEEAALKASA, encoded by the exons ATGGCGCTCTCCGACCGCTCCCGCGAGTCGCTCCTACCGAGCTTCCTCTACGCCCCGTCGGCGGCGCGGTCCTTCGCCGGCGCCTCCCGCTTTccctcctcgcccgccgcgGCCCCGGGAAGCGGTGGTGCCCCGTCGTTCCCGATCCAGGCGCCCAAGGAGAAGATCGAGATGTACTCGCCGGCGTTCTACGCCGCCTGCACGGCCGGAGGCATCGCCAGCTGCGGGCTCACCCACATGGCCGTCACGCCGCTCGACCTCGTCAAGTGCAACATGCAG ATCAATCCAGCGAAATACAAGAGCATCACATCTGGGTTTGGAGTTCTAGCCCAGGAGCAAGGAGTGAGGGGCTTCTTCAGGGGATGGGTGCCCACCCTGCTTGGTTACAGTGCTCAGGGAGCTTGCAAGTTTGGATTCTATGAGTTCTTCAAGAAGTACTACTCAGATATTGCAGGGCCTGAGTATGCTCAGAAATACAAGACCTTGATATACCTTGCTGGATCGGCTTCTGCTGAGGTGATTGCTGATGTGGCTCTCTGCCCCTTCGAAGCTGTGAAGGTCCGTGTGCAGACACAGCCTGGTTTCGCTCGTGGGCTCAGTGATGGGCTTCCTAAGTTCATTAGATCTGAGGGTGCCCTGGG GCTTTACAAGGGAATTGTCCCTCTCTGGGGTCGTCAGATTCCTT ATACAATGATGAAGTTTGCGTCATTTGAGACCATTGTTGAACTTATCTACAAGCATGCTGTTCCTGTTCCGAAGTCAGAGTGTAGCAAATCTTTCCAGTTGGGTATCAGCTTTGCTGGTGGCTATGTTGCTGGTGTCTTCTGCGCCATTGTTTCTCACCCGGCAGATAACTTGGTCTCTTTCCTGAACAATGCTAAGGGTGCTACAGTGGGTGAT GCTGTTAAGAAGCTTGGCCTCTGGGGTCTCTTCACTCGTGGTCTACCCCTTCGTATTGTCATGATCGGTACTCTTACTGGAGCTCAGTGGGGAATTTATGATGCATTCAAAGTCATGGTTGGATT GCCTA